The following are from one region of the Natronosporangium hydrolyticum genome:
- a CDS encoding ABC transporter permease produces the protein MTGGVRQLRARVSQWRPWSRLAYLGSDRRPGRMPAGAAVAAVVLGGLVLAAVIGPWARPTGVNLGNVFAGPSLSHPMGTDASGRDLLAMVLAAMRVSFTISVLAAAVAVSIGVTIGAVAGLFGRWVDGLAMRVVDFMASQNHFLFAILLVVLFRPVLGAQGAVLLSVGLTHWTTVARIVRGELLSLRARPFVTAAVGGGADRWRLARRHFLPHLTPSIITAMILLVPHAIFHESGLSFLGLGLPAHQASLGNMLADSQQAIYAGAWWTALFPGLVIFAMAASVGTFGEWLRDRYQPQWRSELRL, from the coding sequence GTGACCGGCGGAGTGCGGCAGCTCCGCGCCCGGGTGAGCCAGTGGCGGCCCTGGTCCCGGCTGGCGTACCTCGGGTCGGACCGGCGGCCGGGCCGGATGCCGGCGGGCGCGGCCGTCGCCGCGGTGGTCCTCGGTGGGCTGGTGCTGGCGGCGGTGATCGGGCCGTGGGCCCGCCCCACCGGCGTCAACCTGGGCAACGTCTTCGCCGGCCCGTCCCTGAGCCATCCGATGGGGACCGACGCCTCCGGCCGGGACCTGTTGGCGATGGTGCTGGCGGCGATGCGGGTCTCGTTCACTATCTCGGTGCTGGCCGCCGCGGTCGCGGTCAGCATCGGAGTGACGATCGGCGCGGTCGCCGGGCTCTTCGGTCGCTGGGTCGACGGCCTGGCGATGCGGGTGGTCGACTTCATGGCCAGCCAGAACCACTTCCTCTTCGCGATCCTGCTGGTAGTGCTGTTCCGGCCGGTGCTCGGCGCACAGGGGGCGGTGCTGCTGTCGGTCGGCCTGACCCACTGGACGACGGTGGCCCGGATCGTGCGCGGTGAGCTGCTGTCGCTGCGAGCCCGACCGTTCGTCACCGCCGCGGTCGGTGGCGGCGCCGACCGTTGGCGGCTGGCGCGGCGACACTTCCTGCCGCACCTCACGCCGTCGATCATCACCGCGATGATCCTGCTGGTGCCCCATGCGATCTTCCACGAGTCGGGGCTCTCCTTCCTCGGCCTCGGGCTGCCGGCGCATCAGGCGTCGCTCGGCAACATGCTCGCCGACAGCCAACAGGCGATCTACGCCGGCGCCTGGTGGACCGCGCTCTTTCCCGGGCTGGTGATCTTCGCGATGGCGGCCTCGGTCGGCACCTTCGGCGAATGGCTGCGCGACCGTTATCAACCACAGTGGCGATCGGAGCTGCGCCTATGA
- a CDS encoding ABC transporter ATP-binding protein encodes MTAPSADPLAVTGLSVRFQTRAGPVAALTEIDLRLPAGEFLVVVGESGSGKSVLASAILRALPANTDLAGTISVAGHDLATLDRAALDRFRRSHLAYIPQSPATALNPVRRVGSLLLELARARGLSPAAARVTLRQALAELDLDLDRIARRYPHQLSGGMQQRVLNALAMVGDPALVIADEPTTGLDADLVDVTAAQLRQLTGRGAGVLVITHDLRLAQRLGGRLALLYGGYLVESSPTEEFFAAPAHPYGDGLLAALPERGGLPIPGQPVELTAPPPGCPFEPRCELRIPDCAGPVPTPRPVPDQPDRHVRCYLPAPPMVPATAHRSTDAAR; translated from the coding sequence ATGACCGCCCCGTCGGCAGATCCGCTGGCCGTCACCGGCCTGTCGGTACGGTTCCAGACCCGGGCCGGCCCGGTCGCCGCGCTGACCGAGATCGACCTGCGGCTGCCCGCTGGCGAGTTCCTGGTGGTGGTCGGCGAGAGCGGCAGCGGCAAGAGCGTCCTCGCCAGTGCGATCCTGCGCGCTCTGCCCGCCAACACCGACCTCGCCGGCACGATCTCAGTCGCCGGCCACGACCTCGCCACGCTGGACCGGGCCGCCCTCGACCGGTTCCGGCGCAGCCACCTCGCCTACATCCCACAGAGCCCGGCCACCGCCCTCAACCCGGTACGCCGAGTCGGGTCGCTGCTGCTGGAGCTGGCCAGAGCCCGCGGGCTGAGCCCGGCGGCCGCCCGGGTCACGCTGCGACAGGCGCTGGCCGAACTCGACCTGGACCTCGACCGGATCGCCCGGCGCTACCCGCACCAGCTCTCGGGCGGGATGCAGCAACGGGTGCTCAACGCACTGGCGATGGTGGGCGACCCGGCACTAGTGATCGCCGACGAGCCCACCACCGGGCTCGACGCCGACCTGGTCGACGTGACCGCGGCACAGCTGCGGCAGCTCACCGGCCGCGGCGCGGGGGTGTTGGTGATCACCCACGACCTGCGGCTGGCGCAACGACTCGGCGGCCGGCTGGCCCTGCTCTACGGTGGCTACCTGGTGGAGTCGTCGCCGACCGAGGAGTTCTTCGCAGCCCCCGCCCACCCGTACGGCGACGGGTTGCTGGCGGCGCTGCCGGAGCGCGGCGGTCTCCCGATCCCCGGCCAGCCGGTGGAGCTGACCGCGCCACCGCCCGGCTGCCCGTTCGAACCGCGCTGCGAGCTGCGCATCCCCGACTGTGCGGGGCCGGTACCAACGCCCCGGCCGGTGCCGGACCAGCCCGACCGGCACGTCCGCTGTTACCTTCCGGCGCCACCGATGGTGCCCGCGACCGCCCACCGGAGCACCGATGCTGCGCGCTGA
- a CDS encoding ABC transporter ATP-binding protein — MLRADQVRVSYGGGQDRVTALPGVDLSLPAGGRIGLVGPSGSGKSTLALVLALLLAPDAGRVELDGEPVPGAGLSLPKRLRRRVQLLWQSPRAATDPRLRLGQLLLEPLAAHRELPPRPDRPELLRRLSEPVGLTPELLRRYPHEVSDGQLQRAALARALALRPGYLICDEPTAMLDVSSQAGLLATLAEQQRSHGLGILLVTHDRLLADHWCEQVLDLRELAAEPAG; from the coding sequence ATGCTGCGCGCTGACCAGGTCCGGGTCAGCTACGGCGGCGGCCAGGACCGGGTGACCGCCCTGCCGGGCGTCGACCTCAGCCTCCCGGCCGGCGGCCGGATCGGCTTGGTCGGGCCCAGCGGCTCGGGCAAGTCGACGCTGGCGCTGGTGCTGGCGCTGCTGCTCGCCCCCGACGCCGGCCGGGTCGAGCTCGACGGCGAACCGGTACCCGGCGCGGGGCTGAGCCTCCCCAAGCGGCTGCGCCGCCGGGTGCAGCTGCTGTGGCAGTCGCCCCGCGCCGCCACCGACCCACGGCTGCGGCTGGGGCAGCTGCTGCTGGAACCGCTCGCCGCCCACCGCGAACTGCCGCCCCGGCCAGACCGGCCGGAGCTGCTGCGGCGGCTCTCCGAACCGGTCGGGCTGACCCCGGAGCTACTGCGGCGCTACCCCCATGAGGTGTCTGACGGGCAGCTGCAACGCGCCGCGCTCGCCCGCGCGCTGGCGCTACGCCCCGGGTACCTGATCTGCGACGAGCCGACCGCGATGCTCGACGTCTCCAGTCAGGCGGGGCTGCTGGCGACCCTCGCCGAACAGCAGCGCAGCCACGGCCTCGGGATCCTGCTGGTAACTCATGATCGGCTGCTCGCCGACCACTGGTGCGAACAGGTGTTGGACCTGCGAGAACTCGCCGCCGAACCCGCCGGGTGA